From one Rhizobium lentis genomic stretch:
- a CDS encoding extracellular solute-binding protein has protein sequence MTAKSSIGARMGRTIRSFAAGAALAAIGLANAGDASAADRVKIEWWNAAGGRLAEITNKLIADFNASQDKYEVVGIGKGNYEETMAAMVAAYRVHQQPVLIQAAERGFLTMYNSGAIIPVPQLMEKEGYKVDWNDFVAPVAGFYLVDGKPAAMPFNSSTPIFWYNAEHFKAAGFDKPGETWQELDKQLRAIKENGISKCQMALANDFYWSLIENYAAIQDQPYGTKANGFGGLDTEFIFNKSPLVVGQVTRLKTWMDAGILQIAGQGLSPDQLFTSGTCSTYVASTAAHAAVESAAKFNWSASFLPHEEGIEPKNSTIGGGALWVLKGKSEEEYAGAAAFLNFIASPKTQVWWSKQTGYVPVTNAAYEQAKSEGYFKDHPTREIAILQLTRGTPSDNSRGFRFGNHNQSMALLVEEIQGVWTGQKTPQQALDAAATRGNQILRQYEQLHAAK, from the coding sequence ATGACGGCAAAGTCTTCGATCGGCGCCCGCATGGGGCGAACGATCCGGTCATTCGCGGCGGGCGCTGCACTGGCGGCAATCGGATTGGCAAATGCTGGCGACGCCAGCGCAGCCGATCGCGTCAAGATCGAATGGTGGAATGCGGCGGGCGGGCGCCTCGCCGAAATCACCAACAAGCTGATTGCGGACTTCAACGCCTCGCAAGACAAATACGAGGTCGTCGGCATCGGCAAAGGCAATTACGAGGAGACTATGGCGGCGATGGTGGCCGCCTACCGCGTCCACCAGCAGCCGGTGCTGATCCAGGCCGCCGAGCGAGGCTTCCTGACCATGTACAATTCAGGCGCCATCATTCCGGTGCCGCAGCTGATGGAGAAGGAAGGCTATAAGGTTGACTGGAACGATTTCGTCGCCCCGGTCGCCGGCTTTTATCTCGTCGACGGCAAGCCGGCGGCGATGCCCTTCAACAGCTCGACGCCGATCTTCTGGTACAATGCCGAGCATTTCAAGGCAGCCGGCTTCGACAAGCCGGGCGAGACCTGGCAGGAACTCGACAAGCAGCTCCGCGCTATCAAGGAGAACGGAATTTCGAAGTGCCAGATGGCGCTTGCGAACGACTTCTACTGGAGCCTGATCGAGAACTACGCGGCGATCCAGGACCAGCCTTACGGCACCAAGGCGAATGGCTTCGGCGGCCTCGACACCGAATTCATCTTCAATAAGAGCCCATTGGTGGTCGGTCAGGTGACACGCCTCAAGACGTGGATGGACGCCGGCATCCTGCAGATCGCCGGGCAGGGGCTCTCGCCAGACCAGCTGTTTACCTCTGGAACCTGCTCGACTTATGTGGCCTCCACCGCGGCGCACGCCGCCGTCGAGAGCGCAGCGAAATTCAATTGGAGCGCATCCTTCCTGCCGCATGAGGAAGGCATCGAGCCGAAAAACAGCACCATTGGCGGCGGGGCCCTCTGGGTTCTCAAAGGCAAGTCGGAGGAAGAGTATGCTGGTGCTGCGGCCTTCCTGAACTTCATCGCCTCACCGAAAACGCAGGTCTGGTGGAGCAAGCAGACCGGCTATGTCCCGGTCACGAACGCTGCCTATGAGCAAGCCAAGTCGGAGGGCTATTTCAAGGATCACCCGACCCGCGAGATCGCCATTCTCCAGCTTACGCGCGGTACCCCGTCCGACAACTCGCGTGGCTTCCGCTTCGGCAATCATAACCAGTCGATGGCGCTGCTGGTGGAAGAGATCCAGGGCGTGTGGACCGGCCAGAAGACACCGCAGCAGGCACTGGATGCCGCGGCGACCCGCGGAAATCAGATCCTTCGGCAGTACGAGCAGCTTCATGCAGCAAAGTAG